A portion of the Sulfuriferula sp. AH1 genome contains these proteins:
- the arsA gene encoding arsenical pump-driving ATPase yields the protein MLFLQNPPAFLFFTGKGGVGKTSLSCASAIHLARQGKKILLVSTDPASNVGQVFSQEIGNKITAISTVAGLSAMEIDPQQAAQQYRERIVGPVRGALPDDVVKGIEEQLSGACTTEIAAFDEFTALLTDATLIADYEHIIFDTAPTGHTIRLLQLPGAWSGFIEKNPEGASCLGPLAGLEKQRQRYAEAVKALSDPERTRLILVARAQKTTLDEVARTHEELAAIGLSRQNLVINGVLPESEVVHDALAAAIHRREQAAIANMPAVLRDLPLDQLPLKAFNLVGVEALSSLFSDRDEAAPVVADAPAKPVDLPPLSTLVDEIAETGHGLIMMMGKGGVGKTTLAAAVAVALAERGLPVHLTTSDPAAHLTDTLAGSLDNLEVSRIDPQAETERYRQHVLVTKGKDLDAEGRAMLEEDLRSPCTEEIAVFQAFSRIISEAGKKFVVMDTAPTGHTLLLLDATGAYHREVTRHIINPHVHYTTPMMQLQDPARTKVMIVTLAETTPVLEAANLQEDLRRAGIKPWAWLINNSLSAAPTSSPLLKQRATFELTQIEAVRTRYAKRAALVPMQAEEPIGIEPLLALVEPRNGFGLGGTKPRKVAL from the coding sequence ATGCTTTTTCTACAAAACCCTCCCGCTTTCCTGTTTTTTACTGGCAAGGGCGGTGTTGGTAAAACGTCGCTGTCCTGCGCCAGCGCCATTCATCTGGCACGACAGGGCAAGAAAATACTGCTGGTCAGCACTGATCCGGCGTCCAACGTCGGTCAGGTATTCAGCCAGGAAATCGGCAACAAAATCACCGCAATTTCCACCGTAGCGGGGCTATCAGCCATGGAAATCGACCCACAGCAGGCGGCGCAGCAGTACCGCGAACGCATCGTTGGCCCGGTGCGCGGCGCTCTGCCGGACGACGTGGTCAAAGGCATCGAAGAACAGCTCTCCGGAGCCTGCACCACCGAAATCGCGGCCTTCGACGAGTTCACCGCGTTGCTGACCGATGCGACACTGATTGCCGACTACGAGCACATCATCTTCGACACGGCGCCGACCGGTCATACCATCCGTCTGTTGCAACTGCCGGGCGCGTGGAGCGGTTTCATCGAAAAGAATCCGGAAGGTGCTTCGTGTCTTGGCCCGCTGGCAGGACTTGAAAAGCAACGCCAGCGTTACGCTGAAGCGGTCAAGGCACTGTCCGATCCTGAGCGCACGCGCCTGATATTGGTCGCCCGCGCGCAGAAAACCACGCTGGACGAGGTCGCACGCACGCACGAGGAACTGGCCGCCATCGGCCTGTCCAGGCAGAACTTGGTCATCAACGGTGTGTTGCCGGAAAGCGAAGTCGTTCACGACGCGCTGGCCGCTGCCATTCATCGCCGTGAACAGGCGGCCATCGCCAATATGCCCGCCGTGCTGCGCGACCTGCCCCTCGATCAACTGCCGCTCAAGGCATTCAACCTGGTCGGTGTCGAGGCGCTGAGCAGCCTGTTCTCCGATCGAGACGAGGCCGCGCCCGTCGTCGCCGATGCGCCTGCCAAACCCGTTGACCTTCCGCCGTTGTCGACGCTGGTTGATGAGATCGCTGAAACGGGCCATGGCTTGATCATGATGATGGGCAAGGGCGGGGTCGGCAAAACCACCCTGGCGGCTGCAGTGGCGGTGGCGCTGGCCGAACGCGGCCTGCCCGTGCATCTGACAACCTCCGATCCGGCCGCACACCTGACCGACACGCTGGCTGGTTCGCTGGACAACCTGGAAGTCAGCCGCATCGACCCCCAGGCGGAGACCGAACGCTATCGCCAGCATGTGCTGGTCACCAAAGGCAAGGATCTCGATGCCGAAGGCCGTGCCATGCTGGAAGAAGACTTGCGCTCGCCCTGCACCGAAGAAATCGCGGTGTTTCAGGCGTTCTCGCGCATCATTAGTGAGGCTGGCAAAAAATTTGTGGTGATGGACACAGCGCCGACCGGGCATACCCTGCTGCTGCTTGATGCCACCGGGGCCTATCACCGCGAAGTGACCCGCCATATCATCAATCCGCATGTGCATTACACCACGCCAATGATGCAGTTGCAGGACCCGGCGCGCACTAAGGTGATGATTGTGACCTTGGCGGAAACCACGCCGGTGCTGGAAGCAGCCAATTTACAGGAAGACCTGCGCCGCGCCGGCATCAAGCCGTGGGCCTGGCTGATCAACAACAGCCTGTCCGCCGCACCAACCTCGTCACCCTTGCTGAAACAGCGTGCCACGTTTGAGTTGACCCAGATCGAGGCGGTTCGCACCCGCTACGCCAAACGCGCCGCCCTGGTGCCGATGCAGGCGGAAGAACCGATTGGCATCGAACCCTTGCTAGCCTTGGTCGAGCCGCGGAACGGGTTCGGCCTTGGCGGCACGAAACCTCGAAAGGTGGCGCTATGA
- a CDS encoding FAD-dependent oxidoreductase: MTRLLVIGGSDAGISAALRAHELDPQAEVSVLLADEYPNYSICGLPFYLSGETPDHRQLAHRTAFDGIEILTNHRAVSVHPAAKTVDVVRRANGSVETLRYDHLVIATGAVPVRPKALPGLDLPGVYLLHTMGDGFAVHSRLMGGETRSAIIIGAGYIGVEMADALRHRGIDVTLVSHTDPVFPSVDPSFGRLIGEELSRHGVRVVVGCTVERIEVADNRRGLTVSGSGGFTASADLVLVATGARPDTTLAAAAGIALGPSGAIRVTQRMETTLPGIWAAGDCAETWHRILQRPAYLPLGTTAHKQGRVAGENAVGGERLFAGSVGTQTVKVFELAIARTGLREAEARTADFDPVTIETETWDHKAYYPGAQKLRVRVTGDRRTGRLLGAQILGHWRSEVSKRIDVFATALFHGMGVEDLNDLDLSYTPPFGSPWDAVQMGAQAWTSVMKNEVASSSPPIDPQILGRSTP; this comes from the coding sequence ATGACGCGTCTGCTCGTCATCGGCGGCAGCGATGCGGGCATCAGCGCGGCGCTGCGGGCTCACGAGCTCGATCCCCAAGCCGAGGTATCGGTTCTACTGGCCGACGAGTACCCGAATTACAGCATCTGCGGGCTGCCCTTTTACCTCAGCGGCGAGACGCCGGATCATCGGCAACTCGCCCATCGCACCGCGTTCGACGGCATCGAAATCCTGACGAACCATCGGGCCGTATCGGTTCATCCAGCGGCCAAGACGGTCGATGTCGTGCGCAGGGCGAACGGCAGTGTGGAGACGTTGCGCTATGACCACCTGGTCATCGCGACCGGTGCCGTCCCAGTCCGTCCCAAAGCGTTGCCCGGGCTCGATCTCCCCGGCGTTTATCTCCTGCACACCATGGGAGATGGCTTCGCTGTCCATAGCCGTCTCATGGGCGGCGAGACACGCTCGGCCATCATTATTGGCGCTGGCTACATCGGCGTGGAGATGGCCGACGCGCTGCGGCATCGAGGGATCGATGTCACACTCGTAAGCCATACCGATCCCGTGTTCCCAAGCGTCGATCCGTCGTTCGGTAGGCTGATCGGGGAGGAGCTGTCACGGCATGGCGTGCGCGTCGTGGTCGGTTGCACCGTGGAACGAATCGAAGTCGCCGATAACCGGCGTGGTCTCACGGTATCGGGTTCGGGCGGATTTACCGCCTCTGCCGATCTGGTGCTGGTTGCCACCGGCGCGCGACCCGATACCACCCTTGCCGCCGCTGCGGGGATTGCGCTGGGGCCCTCTGGCGCCATCCGCGTCACGCAGCGCATGGAAACCACGCTACCCGGCATTTGGGCCGCCGGCGACTGCGCCGAGACCTGGCATCGGATACTCCAGCGGCCAGCGTACCTGCCACTCGGGACGACCGCGCACAAACAGGGCCGTGTGGCCGGCGAGAACGCGGTAGGCGGGGAGCGTCTGTTCGCGGGCTCGGTCGGCACCCAAACCGTGAAAGTGTTCGAGTTGGCGATCGCACGGACGGGCTTGCGCGAAGCCGAGGCGCGCACGGCCGACTTTGATCCCGTCACCATCGAGACTGAAACCTGGGATCACAAGGCCTACTACCCTGGAGCGCAGAAGCTCCGCGTCCGGGTGACCGGTGATCGCCGGACTGGCCGGCTCCTGGGCGCGCAGATCCTCGGCCACTGGCGCTCGGAGGTGTCGAAACGCATCGACGTGTTCGCAACGGCACTGTTCCACGGCATGGGCGTCGAAGACTTGAACGATCTCGATCTCAGCTATACACCACCCTTCGGCAGCCCGTGGGACGCGGTGCAGATGGGAGCGCAGGCCTGGACGAGCGTGATGAAAAACGAAGTGGCAAGTAGTTCACCGCCTATCGACCCACAAATTTTAGGAAGGAGCACACCATGA
- a CDS encoding CBS domain-containing protein — MKVRDLMTPNPVQIAPETAVAEIARILIEHHINGVPVADTEGCLLGIVTEGDLVHRAADERLEPRESLWKENFYRSMFRRRTPAEPDKAEGRTAEQVMTRDVLTVAPDSNVIMAARLLADHNIKSLPVIENERLIGIISRFDLIKRLASNADTFNPMSED; from the coding sequence ATGAAAGTCCGCGACCTGATGACCCCGAACCCCGTACAAATCGCGCCGGAGACGGCTGTGGCAGAAATCGCCCGTATTTTGATTGAGCACCACATCAACGGCGTTCCGGTCGCTGATACCGAGGGATGCCTGCTCGGTATCGTGACCGAGGGGGATTTGGTACATCGCGCGGCCGATGAACGGCTTGAGCCGCGCGAATCGCTATGGAAAGAGAACTTTTACCGCTCCATGTTTCGTCGGCGCACGCCGGCGGAGCCGGACAAGGCGGAGGGCCGCACGGCTGAGCAGGTCATGACGCGGGATGTTCTGACGGTGGCGCCCGACAGCAATGTCATTATGGCCGCCCGTCTGCTGGCGGATCACAACATCAAGTCTTTGCCCGTCATCGAAAACGAGCGGCTGATCGGCATCATCTCGCGCTTCGATTTGATCAAGCGACTGGCCAGCAACGCGGATACCTTCAACCCCATGAGCGAGGACTGA
- a CDS encoding arsenic transporter, whose translation MLTAFLIFIATIVLVIWQPKGLGVGWSALLGAALALLTGVVHLGDIPTVWGIVWNATLTFIAVIIISLLLDEAGFFEWAALHVARWGNGNGRRLFAFLMLLGAAVAALFANDGAALILTPIVIAMLLALRFSPAATLAFVVAAGFIADTASLPLVVSNLVNIVSADFFKIGFTEYAAIMVPVNIVAVAATLAILMWFFRRDIPKNYDVMQLKTPREAILDSATFKAGWWVLALLLVGFFGLEHVGVPISAVAVTGALILLGVAARGHVISTRKVLKEAPWQIVIFSLGMYLVVYGLRNEGLTDYLAEVLNHFADYGVWGATIGTGLLIAFLSAIMNNMPTVLVGALSIDASHAEGAVRQAMIYANVIGSDLGPKFTPIGSLATLLWLHVLARKNIRISWGYYFKVGIVLTVPVLLVTLAALALRLSLA comes from the coding sequence ATGTTGACCGCTTTTTTAATTTTTATCGCCACCATCGTACTGGTCATCTGGCAGCCGAAAGGTTTGGGTGTTGGCTGGAGTGCCCTGCTGGGCGCCGCACTGGCACTGCTAACCGGCGTGGTGCATCTGGGTGATATTCCAACGGTTTGGGGTATCGTCTGGAATGCCACCCTCACCTTCATCGCCGTCATCATCATCAGCCTGCTGCTTGACGAAGCCGGTTTTTTTGAGTGGGCGGCACTGCATGTGGCACGCTGGGGTAACGGTAACGGGCGCAGGCTGTTCGCCTTTCTCATGTTGTTGGGGGCGGCCGTGGCGGCACTGTTCGCCAACGACGGCGCGGCGCTGATTCTCACACCCATCGTGATTGCCATGCTGCTGGCGCTCAGGTTCAGTCCGGCGGCGACGCTGGCCTTTGTGGTGGCGGCCGGCTTTATTGCGGATACCGCCAGCCTGCCACTGGTCGTCTCCAACCTGGTCAACATCGTCTCGGCCGATTTCTTCAAGATTGGCTTCACCGAGTACGCCGCCATCATGGTGCCGGTCAACATCGTCGCCGTCGCTGCCACCCTGGCGATACTGATGTGGTTCTTTCGCCGCGACATTCCGAAAAACTATGATGTTATGCAACTGAAAACTCCGCGTGAAGCGATTCTTGACAGCGCCACCTTCAAGGCCGGTTGGTGGGTATTGGCGCTGCTGCTGGTTGGCTTTTTCGGACTGGAACATGTCGGTGTGCCGATCAGCGCTGTGGCAGTGACCGGGGCGCTGATTCTGTTGGGTGTGGCGGCGCGCGGCCACGTGATCTCCACCCGCAAGGTGCTCAAAGAAGCGCCTTGGCAGATCGTGATTTTTTCACTCGGCATGTACCTGGTGGTCTATGGCCTGCGCAACGAGGGGCTGACCGATTATCTCGCCGAGGTGCTGAACCATTTCGCCGACTATGGCGTATGGGGAGCGACGATAGGAACCGGACTGCTGATTGCGTTCCTGTCCGCGATCATGAACAACATGCCGACAGTGCTGGTCGGCGCGCTGTCCATTGATGCCAGCCATGCCGAAGGTGCCGTGCGCCAGGCGATGATCTACGCCAACGTCATCGGCAGCGACTTGGGCCCGAAATTTACCCCCATCGGTAGCTTGGCCACGCTGCTTTGGCTGCACGTGCTGGCACGCAAAAACATCCGGATTTCCTGGGGTTATTACTTCAAGGTGGGTATCGTGCTGACCGTGCCGGTCCTGCTCGTCACCCTGGCCGCGCTGGCGTTGCGCCTGAGCCTTGCTTGA
- a CDS encoding PhoU domain-containing protein, protein MTPYCQHALLAQQMLGQHLDAYVSRNAEQALIIRQQDDAIDELHTALFKKILVRMTADQAHVVGFVHLLFCAKNIERVGDHAANIAEAAYLAATGALPADERVTHDGSSMIPTDVGSQDHS, encoded by the coding sequence ATGACTCCATACTGTCAACACGCATTACTCGCTCAACAAATGCTCGGACAGCATCTTGATGCCTACGTTTCGCGTAATGCTGAACAGGCGCTGATCATCCGCCAACAGGACGATGCGATTGACGAACTACATACTGCGCTATTCAAAAAAATTCTCGTACGCATGACCGCAGACCAGGCGCATGTGGTCGGCTTCGTCCATCTTCTTTTCTGCGCCAAGAATATCGAACGCGTTGGCGACCACGCCGCCAATATCGCCGAAGCCGCATACCTTGCTGCAACCGGGGCGCTACCCGCTGATGAGCGCGTAACACATGATGGCAGCAGCATGATTCCAACCGACGTCGGATCCCAAGATCATTCCTGA
- a CDS encoding DUF1289 domain-containing protein, with amino-acid sequence MATFEAAIFRPRRGTEGGKPITLKSPCIDACRIDARTRWCAGCGRPWRNQIMTKNDSILSTRITRSTNARTAS; translated from the coding sequence CTGGCCACCTTCGAGGCAGCTATTTTCAGGCCTCGAAGAGGTACAGAAGGTGGTAAGCCAATTACGCTGAAATCGCCCTGTATCGATGCTTGCCGGATCGATGCGCGAACCCGCTGGTGTGCTGGTTGTGGGCGACCGTGGAGGAATCAAATCATGACGAAAAATGACTCCATACTGTCAACACGCATTACTCGCTCAACAAATGCTCGGACAGCATCTTGA